From the Leptotrichia sp. oral taxon 221 genome, one window contains:
- the rpsG gene encoding 30S ribosomal protein S7: protein MSRRRKAEKRDVLPDSQYNDKVVTKFINGLMKDGKKSLAENIFYTALNEIKEETQEEGIEVFRRAMENVRPQLEVRSRRIGGATYQVPVEVRKERQQTLAIRWLVRYTRERKEHGMVNKLKKELVAAANNEGGSIKKKEDTYKMAEANRAFAHYKW from the coding sequence GTGTCAAGAAGAAGAAAAGCGGAAAAGAGAGATGTTTTACCTGATTCTCAATATAACGATAAAGTAGTAACTAAATTCATAAATGGATTAATGAAAGATGGAAAAAAATCATTAGCTGAAAACATTTTCTATACAGCATTAAATGAAATTAAAGAAGAAACTCAAGAAGAGGGAATTGAAGTGTTCAGAAGAGCAATGGAAAATGTTAGACCTCAATTAGAAGTTAGATCAAGAAGAATTGGAGGAGCTACTTACCAAGTACCAGTTGAAGTTAGAAAAGAAAGACAACAAACTTTAGCTATTAGATGGTTAGTTAGATACACAAGAGAAAGAAAAGAACACGGAATGGTAAACAAATTGAAAAAAGAGTTAGTAGCAGCTGCTAACAATGAAGGTGGATCAATTAAGAAAAAAGAAGACACATATAAAATGGCCGAAGCAAATAGAGCATTCGCACATTATAAATGGTAA
- a CDS encoding aminopeptidase — MTKENLWKNYSEKKKEEIFDFAEGYKKYLDSAKTEREFVVVTEEELKKNNFVNINEKSDLKAGDKIYFNNRDKNLVAVIIGKEDIKNGINMVVSHLDSPRLDLKPHPIQETEEFALLNTHYYGGIKKYQWASTPLALHGVVYLKDNTKVVLAIGEKEEDPVFCIPDILPHLSYKVQDDRKAREVIKGEELKLLFGNTPVKDENIEKKVKQWVLDKLKEEYGIEEDDFFAAELEVVPAGKLRDVGLDQTMIGGYGQDDRICAYTSLKALYEIENPEKTVMVYLTDKEEIGSEGSTSLKTTLPEYVVGKILSLTEKNYNDQMLRETLWNSKALSSDVTAAINPVFSSVHDPENVARLSYGLAFAKYTGSRGKVGASDADAEIMQEIRQAFEKNEVAYQVGGFNKTDEGGGGTVAKFLAYYGIRTVDAGPALISMHSLFEISSKADLYETYRAYKVFFGIK; from the coding sequence ATGACAAAAGAAAATTTGTGGAAAAATTATTCTGAAAAGAAAAAAGAAGAAATTTTCGATTTTGCTGAGGGATATAAGAAATATTTAGATTCGGCAAAGACTGAGAGAGAATTTGTTGTAGTGACAGAAGAAGAATTAAAGAAAAATAATTTTGTTAATATAAATGAAAAAAGCGATTTAAAAGCAGGTGACAAAATTTATTTTAATAATCGAGACAAAAATCTTGTGGCAGTTATCATTGGTAAGGAAGATATTAAAAATGGGATTAATATGGTTGTTTCTCATTTGGATTCACCAAGATTAGATTTGAAGCCACATCCAATTCAAGAAACAGAAGAATTTGCGTTATTAAATACGCATTATTACGGTGGAATAAAAAAATATCAATGGGCGTCAACGCCTTTAGCTTTACATGGTGTAGTTTATTTAAAAGATAATACGAAAGTAGTTTTGGCGATTGGAGAAAAAGAAGAAGATCCAGTTTTTTGCATTCCAGATATTTTGCCACATTTATCTTACAAAGTGCAAGATGATAGAAAGGCACGAGAAGTAATTAAAGGTGAAGAATTAAAATTATTATTTGGAAATACACCAGTAAAAGATGAAAATATTGAAAAAAAAGTTAAGCAGTGGGTTTTAGATAAATTAAAAGAAGAATATGGTATCGAGGAAGATGATTTTTTTGCGGCTGAATTAGAAGTCGTACCAGCAGGGAAATTAAGAGATGTAGGTCTTGACCAAACAATGATTGGAGGATACGGTCAAGATGATAGAATTTGTGCATATACATCATTAAAAGCATTATACGAAATAGAGAATCCTGAAAAAACAGTAATGGTTTATTTGACTGATAAAGAAGAAATTGGAAGTGAAGGGTCGACAAGTTTGAAAACTACATTGCCAGAATATGTTGTTGGGAAAATTTTGTCGTTAACAGAAAAAAATTATAATGACCAAATGTTAAGAGAAACTTTATGGAATTCAAAAGCGTTATCATCAGATGTAACAGCAGCTATAAATCCTGTATTTTCGTCAGTTCATGATCCAGAAAATGTAGCAAGATTGTCTTATGGATTAGCTTTTGCAAAATATACAGGTTCAAGAGGAAAAGTAGGTGCAAGTGATGCTGATGCAGAGATTATGCAAGAAATAAGACAAGCATTTGAAAAAAATGAAGTTGCATATCAAGTTGGAGGATTCAACAAAACAGATGAAGGTGGCGGTGGAACTGTCGCAAAATTTTTGGCGTACTATGGAATAAGAACTGTAGATGCAGGGCCAGCACTTATCTCAATGCATTCGTTATTTGAAATTTCTTCAAAGGCAGATTTATACGAAACATACCGAGCATATAAAGTGTTTTTTGGAATAAAATAG
- the smpB gene encoding SsrA-binding protein SmpB: protein MTEKEEKMPVLARNKKAFHDYFIEDKLEAGIELVGTEVKSVKAGKVSIKESFIRIIKNEIFAMNMHITPYEFGNINNVSESRVRKLLLNRREIEKWGSKIKEQGYTIVPLSVYTKQRLVKMEIGLAKGKKLHDKRESLKQKDQERDMKKYQKSFTR, encoded by the coding sequence ATGACTGAAAAGGAGGAAAAAATGCCAGTATTAGCTAGAAACAAAAAGGCTTTTCATGATTATTTTATCGAAGATAAACTTGAAGCGGGAATTGAACTCGTTGGGACAGAAGTGAAATCTGTGAAGGCTGGGAAAGTGAGCATAAAAGAGAGTTTTATCAGAATAATAAAAAATGAAATTTTTGCAATGAATATGCATATTACGCCATATGAATTTGGGAATATTAATAATGTTTCTGAATCGAGAGTACGAAAATTATTGCTAAATAGAAGAGAAATTGAAAAATGGGGATCAAAAATTAAAGAGCAAGGATATACGATTGTGCCACTTTCAGTTTATACAAAACAGAGATTAGTGAAAATGGAAATTGGACTTGCTAAAGGTAAAAAATTACACGATAAGAGAGAATCATTGAAACAAAAAGATCAAGAGCGAGATATGAAAAAATATCAAAAAAGTTTCACTCGATAA
- a CDS encoding alpha-amylase family glycosyl hydrolase produces the protein MNLLDYKIIIYRNNKFYKEENFTSFDGVRYFYKWSDVESGSYYFEISYQDEIIKSVTYNHTSPFATVFEARVELTGRPKAITGFQAGIDILVEYYPEREKFILSKTKFFRTKVDIKKYGLKDVEKVEVASEETGWRPISEPVKKLSDTIYEITMIPGNGVYEYKYVIDGKWYPEGENLKLILGERGELFPKGYMGDGKFVYDTKEKESDLKAIVHDYKSLKYFNKISDRDYEFKIRTQIEDVERAYISIVLSEEDSYEMIYELERFSDKTNSFDYFQRIVDCGRKVDKIMYYFILEDGGKKVYFNGKLHEEKPERMVIKTTREDIQIFDVPDWSKEAIWYNLFPDRFYNGNHYNDAIFNEFGPEEFSINELHENKFIEKYKWEKLNNVYGKFDRNRWTSDFSDRTDWEKAGEKKVDYSLKYARMYGGDIQGIKEKIPYLKELGINAIWLNPVFFSYQNHKYGANDFRHISPDFGTIRTSGEKYDVKVNKSNKYNNKTYIDVLGKQAINNSELKLLEVNLKGENKGKNGYGETEDPETWVWTESDLIMVDFIKELHKNGIRVIFDGVFNHSSDRHWTFNMVLADGETSQYKDWYKIKDFTNHIPVTDDLSDEEAYDLIMKNKKRLIYNAWGGFNSLPEFNTFNEQYKDYIFNITRKWMYGPDGKESKNWMEDDGIDGWRLDVPNCLENQNFWNEWRQVVKGCKQEAYITAELWGNASNDINYGNKFDTVMNYEWLKTVIGYFINHSREGGERYKLKATDFFNELREKRSWYPYQSLQASQNLNGSHDTDRLYSRIVNDILGRNLEEGKQLEKGYNSIRPDLASNYHPNTSIDWINSKIKPKDVLKLISIFQMTYIGAPMLYYGDEVGMWGATDPYCRKPMLWKEFMYDEEKNPSFLNKEERYEQKVDEDLLFWYKKLIKIRRKNRVLVYGKFKELLADDQRDIIAYERKNEDRSIITVINNSFNDYKDIEFLTDYPGERFLDLISEKFVKVSMNGKINISLKAKQGVILKRWNY, from the coding sequence ATGAATTTATTAGATTACAAAATAATCATTTACAGAAATAATAAATTTTATAAAGAAGAAAATTTTACTTCATTTGATGGAGTCAGATATTTTTATAAATGGAGTGACGTTGAGTCAGGAAGTTATTATTTTGAAATAAGTTATCAAGATGAAATTATAAAATCAGTTACCTACAACCATACATCGCCTTTTGCTACTGTTTTTGAAGCAAGGGTAGAATTAACAGGAAGACCAAAAGCAATAACAGGATTCCAAGCAGGAATTGATATTTTAGTAGAATATTATCCAGAAAGAGAAAAATTCATTTTATCAAAAACAAAATTTTTCAGAACGAAAGTGGATATAAAAAAATATGGCTTGAAAGATGTTGAAAAAGTTGAAGTTGCAAGTGAAGAAACAGGGTGGAGACCAATAAGTGAACCTGTGAAAAAGCTGTCAGATACAATTTATGAAATAACAATGATCCCTGGAAATGGTGTTTATGAGTATAAATATGTAATTGATGGAAAATGGTATCCTGAAGGAGAAAATTTGAAATTAATTCTTGGAGAAAGAGGAGAATTATTCCCAAAAGGATATATGGGTGATGGAAAATTTGTTTATGATACGAAAGAAAAAGAAAGCGATTTAAAGGCAATTGTTCATGATTATAAAAGTTTGAAATATTTTAATAAGATATCAGACAGAGACTATGAATTTAAAATAAGAACACAAATTGAAGATGTGGAAAGAGCCTACATAAGTATTGTTTTATCAGAAGAAGATAGCTATGAAATGATTTATGAGCTAGAAAGATTTAGTGATAAAACAAATAGTTTTGACTATTTCCAAAGAATAGTAGATTGTGGTAGAAAAGTAGATAAAATCATGTATTATTTTATTTTGGAAGATGGTGGAAAGAAAGTTTACTTTAATGGAAAATTACATGAAGAAAAACCAGAAAGAATGGTTATCAAAACAACTAGAGAAGATATTCAAATTTTTGATGTTCCAGATTGGTCAAAAGAAGCCATTTGGTATAATCTTTTCCCAGATAGATTCTACAATGGGAATCACTACAATGATGCCATTTTCAATGAATTTGGACCAGAAGAATTTAGTATAAATGAATTACATGAAAATAAATTTATCGAAAAATATAAATGGGAAAAATTAAATAATGTCTATGGAAAATTTGATAGAAATAGATGGACTTCTGATTTCTCTGATAGAACTGATTGGGAAAAAGCTGGAGAGAAAAAAGTTGATTATAGCTTGAAATATGCGAGAATGTACGGAGGAGATATTCAAGGTATCAAAGAAAAAATTCCTTATTTAAAAGAATTGGGAATAAACGCAATATGGTTAAACCCAGTATTTTTCTCATACCAAAATCATAAATATGGTGCAAATGATTTCAGACATATTTCACCAGACTTTGGTACAATCAGAACAAGTGGTGAAAAATACGATGTAAAAGTTAATAAATCCAATAAATACAACAATAAAACATACATCGACGTTCTAGGAAAACAAGCAATTAATAACAGTGAATTAAAATTATTAGAAGTTAACTTAAAAGGTGAAAATAAAGGTAAAAATGGTTATGGTGAAACTGAAGATCCAGAAACTTGGGTTTGGACAGAATCTGATTTAATTATGGTTGATTTTATAAAAGAATTACATAAAAATGGAATAAGAGTAATTTTTGATGGAGTTTTCAATCATAGTAGTGACAGACACTGGACATTCAATATGGTGTTAGCTGATGGAGAAACTTCTCAATATAAAGATTGGTATAAAATTAAAGATTTTACAAATCATATTCCTGTGACAGACGATTTGTCAGATGAAGAAGCATATGATTTGATTATGAAAAATAAAAAACGTTTAATTTATAACGCTTGGGGAGGATTTAATTCGTTACCAGAATTCAATACTTTCAATGAACAATATAAGGATTATATCTTTAATATTACAAGAAAATGGATGTATGGACCTGATGGAAAAGAAAGTAAAAACTGGATGGAAGATGATGGAATAGACGGATGGAGACTAGATGTACCAAACTGTCTTGAAAATCAAAATTTCTGGAATGAATGGCGACAAGTCGTTAAAGGATGCAAACAAGAAGCCTATATTACAGCAGAATTGTGGGGAAATGCTTCAAATGATATTAATTATGGTAATAAATTTGATACAGTTATGAACTACGAATGGCTAAAAACTGTTATCGGATATTTTATAAATCACAGTAGAGAAGGTGGAGAAAGATACAAATTAAAAGCAACTGATTTCTTCAATGAATTGAGAGAAAAACGTTCATGGTATCCATATCAATCTCTACAAGCATCACAAAATTTAAATGGTTCACACGATACAGATAGACTATATTCAAGAATTGTAAATGATATTTTAGGTAGAAACTTAGAAGAAGGAAAACAATTAGAAAAAGGTTATAACTCAATAAGACCAGACCTAGCTTCTAACTATCATCCAAATACATCAATTGACTGGATAAATAGCAAAATAAAACCAAAAGATGTATTAAAATTAATATCAATTTTCCAAATGACATATATTGGAGCACCGATGTTATATTACGGTGATGAAGTGGGAATGTGGGGAGCTACTGACCCTTATTGTAGAAAACCAATGCTTTGGAAAGAATTTATGTATGATGAAGAAAAAAATCCATCATTCTTGAATAAAGAAGAAAGATATGAGCAAAAAGTAGACGAAGACTTATTATTCTGGTACAAAAAATTAATAAAAATTCGTAGAAAAAACAGAGTGCTAGTATATGGTAAATTCAAAGAATTATTAGCAGATGATCAAAGAGACATTATAGCTTATGAACGTAAAAATGAAGACCGTTCAATAATAACAGTTATAAATAATTCATTCAATGACTATAAAGATATCGAATTTTTAACTGATTATCCAGGAGAAAGATTCCTAGATTTAATTTCAGAAAAATTTGTAAAAGTTAGCATGAATGGAAAAATTAATATTAGTCTAAAAGCTAAACAAGGTGTAATATTGAAACGTTGGAATTATTAG
- a CDS encoding glucose-6-phosphate isomerase — MKLDFSYKFSKNFFGEHEVEQIKPYVELANEVLVSGKGAGNDFLGWTTLPLDYDKEEFARIKKAAEKIKNDSEVLIVIGIGGSYLGAKAAIEFLSHSFYNNLPKDKRKTPEVYFAGTNMSGVYLQHLIDVVGDRDFSVNVISKSGTTTEPAIAFRVFKKMLEEKYGKEEASKRIYATTDKAKGALKTLADTEKYETFVVPDNVGGRFSVLTPVGLLPIAAAGINIDELMQGAADAVKDFSSKKLEENKALQYAAVRNILLRKGKNVEIMVNYEPRLHYFSEWWKQLFGESEGKDFKGLYPSSADFSADLHSLGQYIQQGQRMFIETVVSIDKPEVEFEIEKDEENLDGLNFVAGKTLDYVNKKARDGVILAHVDGGVPNLTVNIPEATPYHLGYAFYFFEKACGVSGYVLGVNPFDQPGVEAYKKNMFALLGKPGYEEEGKKLEEKLNSIK, encoded by the coding sequence ATGAAATTAGATTTTAGTTACAAATTTTCAAAAAATTTCTTCGGTGAACACGAAGTAGAACAAATCAAACCATATGTAGAATTGGCAAATGAAGTATTAGTATCAGGAAAAGGAGCTGGAAATGACTTCTTGGGGTGGACAACATTGCCATTAGATTATGACAAAGAAGAATTTGCTAGAATAAAAAAAGCAGCAGAAAAAATAAAAAATGATTCAGAAGTATTAATCGTTATTGGAATTGGTGGTTCTTATTTAGGAGCAAAAGCTGCAATTGAATTTTTATCACACAGTTTTTATAATAATTTACCAAAAGATAAAAGAAAAACTCCAGAAGTTTATTTTGCTGGAACAAATATGAGCGGTGTTTATTTACAACACTTAATTGATGTAGTTGGAGATAGAGATTTCTCAGTAAATGTTATTTCTAAATCAGGAACAACAACTGAACCAGCAATTGCCTTCAGAGTATTCAAAAAAATGTTAGAAGAAAAATATGGAAAAGAAGAAGCTAGTAAAAGAATTTATGCAACTACTGATAAAGCAAAAGGTGCATTAAAAACATTAGCTGACACAGAAAAATATGAAACATTTGTTGTACCTGACAATGTTGGAGGAAGATTCTCAGTTTTAACACCAGTTGGATTATTACCAATTGCTGCAGCTGGAATTAACATTGATGAATTAATGCAAGGAGCGGCTGATGCAGTAAAAGATTTTTCTAGCAAAAAATTAGAAGAAAATAAAGCATTGCAATATGCAGCAGTTAGAAACATTTTATTGAGAAAAGGTAAAAATGTAGAAATTATGGTTAACTATGAACCAAGATTACATTATTTCTCTGAATGGTGGAAACAATTATTTGGAGAATCAGAAGGAAAAGATTTCAAAGGATTATATCCTTCATCAGCTGATTTTTCTGCAGATTTACACTCTTTAGGTCAATATATTCAACAAGGACAAAGAATGTTTATCGAAACAGTTGTTTCAATTGATAAACCAGAAGTTGAATTTGAAATTGAAAAAGATGAAGAAAACTTAGATGGATTGAATTTTGTTGCAGGAAAAACTTTAGATTATGTAAACAAAAAAGCAAGAGACGGAGTTATTTTAGCACACGTTGACGGTGGAGTACCTAATTTAACAGTAAATATTCCTGAAGCAACACCTTATCATTTAGGATATGCATTCTACTTCTTTGAAAAAGCATGTGGAGTAAGTGGATACGTTTTAGGTGTAAATCCATTCGATCAACCAGGAGTTGAAGCGTACAAGAAAAATATGTTCGCATTATTAGGAAAACCTGGATACGAAGAAGAAGGTAAAAAATTAGAAGAAAAATTAAATTCTATAAAATAG
- the rpsL gene encoding 30S ribosomal protein S12 — protein sequence MPTINQLVRFGRKTTEKKKKSPALKGNPQKRGVCVRVYTTTPKKPNSALRKVARVKLVNGIEVTAYIPGIGHNLQEHSIVLLRGGRTKDLPGVRYKIIRGALDTAGVVNRRQARSRYGTKKPAAGAN from the coding sequence ATGCCTACTATTAATCAATTAGTAAGATTTGGTAGAAAAACAACAGAGAAAAAGAAAAAATCACCTGCGTTAAAAGGTAATCCACAAAAAAGAGGGGTTTGTGTAAGAGTATATACAACTACACCTAAAAAACCAAACTCAGCCTTAAGAAAAGTAGCAAGGGTTAAATTAGTAAATGGAATTGAAGTTACTGCTTATATTCCAGGAATCGGACATAACTTACAAGAACACAGTATCGTTCTTTTAAGAGGAGGAAGAACAAAAGATTTACCAGGGGTTAGATATAAAATAATCAGAGGTGCTTTAGATACTGCGGGAGTAGTAAACAGAAGACAAGCTAGATCAAGATACGGAACAAAAAAACCAGCGGCAGGCGCTAATTAA
- the fusA gene encoding elongation factor G, protein MARKVALKDTRNIGIMAHIDAGKTTTTERILFYTGVNHKIGEVHEGAATMDYMEQEQERGITITSAATTAFWNKHRINIIDTPGHVDFTVEVERSLRVLDGAVAVFSAVDGVQPQSETVWRQADKYNVPRMAFFNKMDRVGADFDMCVNDIKEKLGGNGVPIQLPIGAEDNFEGIIDLVTMKEYLFKDETMGADYEIVDIRAELVDEAQAAREHMIESVVETDDELMEKYFGGEEISEEEIKKALRAATIEGTVVPVLCGTAFKNKGIQPLLDAVVAYMPSPLDINGGKIKGTDPKTEEPIEREMGDDAPFSALAFKIITDPFVGRLSFFRVYSGILEKGSYVLNSTKGKKERMGRLLQMHANKREELETVYSGDIAAAVGLKDTTTGDTLCAENAPIILEKMEFPDTVIQIAVEPKTKADQEKMGTALAKLAEEDPTFKVTTNQETGQTLIAGMGELHLEIIVDRMKREFKVEANVGKPQVAYRETINGSADVEEKYAKQSGGRGQYGHVKIKVEPNPDKGYEFINQITGGAIPREYIPAVDKGIQEALEAGVVAGYPVQDVKVTLYDGSYHEVDSSEMAFKIAGSMAIKKALRAANAVLLEPIFKVEVTTPEEYMGDVIGDLNSRRGQVSGMTDRNNAKIINSEVPLSQMFGYATDLRSKTQGRASYSMEFEKYVEVPKNIADQVIKERQGK, encoded by the coding sequence ATGGCAAGAAAAGTTGCTTTAAAAGATACTAGAAATATTGGTATCATGGCTCATATTGATGCCGGAAAAACGACTACTACTGAAAGAATTTTATTCTATACAGGAGTTAACCATAAAATTGGAGAGGTTCACGAAGGAGCCGCTACAATGGATTACATGGAACAAGAACAAGAAAGAGGAATCACAATTACATCAGCAGCAACAACTGCATTTTGGAATAAACACAGAATTAACATCATAGATACACCAGGTCACGTTGACTTTACAGTTGAAGTTGAAAGATCTTTAAGAGTATTAGATGGAGCTGTTGCAGTATTCTCAGCAGTTGATGGTGTTCAACCACAATCTGAAACAGTTTGGAGACAAGCTGATAAATACAACGTTCCAAGAATGGCTTTCTTTAATAAAATGGATAGAGTTGGAGCAGATTTCGATATGTGCGTTAACGATATTAAAGAAAAATTAGGTGGAAACGGTGTACCTATCCAATTACCAATTGGTGCTGAAGATAATTTCGAAGGAATTATTGATTTAGTAACAATGAAAGAATATTTATTTAAAGATGAAACTATGGGAGCTGACTATGAAATAGTTGATATAAGAGCAGAGTTAGTTGATGAAGCTCAAGCAGCTAGAGAACATATGATTGAATCTGTAGTTGAAACTGATGATGAATTAATGGAAAAATATTTTGGTGGAGAAGAAATTTCTGAAGAAGAAATCAAAAAAGCATTAAGAGCTGCTACAATCGAAGGAACTGTTGTACCTGTATTGTGCGGAACTGCATTTAAAAACAAAGGAATTCAACCATTACTTGATGCAGTAGTTGCTTATATGCCATCACCATTAGACATCAACGGTGGAAAAATTAAAGGAACTGATCCTAAAACTGAAGAACCTATCGAAAGAGAAATGGGAGACGATGCTCCATTCTCAGCATTAGCGTTCAAAATTATTACGGATCCATTTGTAGGAAGATTATCATTCTTCAGAGTTTATTCAGGAATATTAGAAAAAGGATCTTATGTATTAAACTCTACTAAAGGTAAAAAAGAAAGAATGGGAAGATTACTTCAAATGCACGCAAACAAAAGAGAAGAATTGGAAACAGTTTACTCTGGAGATATTGCTGCAGCAGTAGGGTTGAAAGATACTACAACAGGAGATACATTGTGTGCTGAAAATGCTCCAATTATCTTGGAAAAAATGGAATTCCCTGATACAGTTATTCAAATAGCTGTTGAACCAAAAACAAAAGCTGACCAAGAAAAAATGGGTACAGCATTAGCTAAATTAGCTGAAGAAGATCCAACATTTAAAGTTACAACTAACCAAGAAACTGGTCAAACATTGATCGCTGGAATGGGAGAATTACACTTGGAAATTATCGTAGATAGAATGAAACGTGAATTCAAAGTTGAAGCAAATGTAGGTAAACCACAAGTTGCATATAGAGAAACAATCAACGGAAGCGCTGATGTTGAAGAAAAATATGCTAAACAATCTGGAGGTAGAGGTCAATACGGACATGTTAAAATTAAAGTTGAACCTAATCCAGATAAAGGTTATGAATTTATTAACCAAATTACAGGAGGAGCTATTCCAAGAGAATACATTCCTGCAGTAGATAAAGGAATTCAAGAAGCATTAGAAGCTGGAGTTGTTGCAGGATATCCAGTTCAAGATGTAAAAGTAACATTATATGACGGATCTTACCATGAAGTGGATTCATCAGAAATGGCATTTAAAATAGCTGGATCTATGGCAATTAAAAAAGCCTTAAGAGCAGCAAATGCAGTATTATTAGAACCAATCTTCAAAGTAGAAGTTACTACTCCAGAAGAATACATGGGAGATGTTATTGGTGACTTGAACTCAAGAAGAGGACAAGTATCAGGAATGACTGACAGAAATAATGCGAAAATTATTAACTCAGAAGTACCATTATCTCAAATGTTTGGTTACGCAACTGACCTAAGATCTAAAACACAAGGTAGAGCATCTTATTCAATGGAATTTGAAAAATATGTAGAAGTACCTAAAAATATTGCAGATCAAGTTATTAAAGAAAGACAAGGAAAATAG